The following proteins are encoded in a genomic region of Pelodictyon phaeoclathratiforme BU-1:
- a CDS encoding ATP-binding protein — translation MNPIVTLTLQADLRYLRIASVTACNVAEIFASMACTSGNIAEFCHAYELSVSEAFTNSVRYAEPSRSEKEVTICFSSDNGTLAMSIIDTNAQFNPITQAPDINSYPEGGYGLFLIHRLMDTVSYTRRDGENMLTMTKQSTITQAANA, via the coding sequence ATGAACCCAATTGTCACCTTAACATTGCAGGCAGATCTCCGTTATCTGCGTATTGCATCAGTTACAGCATGTAATGTGGCTGAAATTTTTGCCAGTATGGCTTGTACATCCGGCAATATCGCTGAATTCTGTCATGCCTATGAACTCTCCGTCAGTGAAGCCTTTACGAACTCGGTACGCTATGCGGAACCATCTCGCTCTGAAAAAGAGGTTACGATATGCTTCAGTTCCGACAACGGTACCCTTGCGATGAGCATTATCGATACCAATGCCCAGTTCAATCCTATAACCCAGGCTCCGGACATCAACAGTTATCCCGAGGGTGGGTATGGACTTTTTTTGATCCACCGCCTTATGGACACCGTTTCCTACACAAGGAGAGATGGAGAGAATATGCTGACAATGACAAAACAGTCGACTATAACACAGGCAGCAAATGCATAA
- a CDS encoding glycosyltransferase, protein MKTLIVIREQEYAWLRDMLPGVHPLLVPVCNKPFIEFFIDFSIFTGSKAIRIISDGLLGEVERYCENGSRWGVEISYGSMQPADELPTVIDKNRRFCLEERVLIIKGFLFIHYDKKRDYTTLFASLPSGELLSCCHGSITLTGTVEPESSSADIPFSLTALDTVGKYYSLCMEILRSELTNYVIPGYSSEADCYIGRNVVIPKSAEIKKPVIIGNNVQLLANTVIDTNSVIGNNVIVDRESIISGSIVMDNTYIGEHLEVKNKIAAGNLLIDPESGTSIVMEDPHLLTGMTQSRAAGTLLRRMVHALAATFMILVLLWPYLLLRPVLGLQGKWKRVRETYYNDLPGKTVTLTKTTIDSDEPLGQLAKTLSLDRFTLLFRVLSGKLALIGYHPVPINPALRIIPNNTTGYTPAVFSYAEAEDWPEIGIDTEIVEHYYAVHGNPLKDIAMTQKALFNRNH, encoded by the coding sequence ATGAAAACACTTATTGTCATCAGAGAACAGGAGTATGCATGGCTTCGTGATATGTTGCCTGGCGTTCACCCGCTGCTTGTACCCGTATGCAACAAGCCTTTTATCGAATTCTTTATAGACTTTTCGATCTTTACCGGCAGCAAGGCCATACGTATTATAAGTGATGGGCTCCTTGGTGAAGTGGAACGTTACTGTGAAAATGGAAGTCGCTGGGGAGTTGAAATAAGTTATGGAAGCATGCAACCTGCTGACGAACTCCCAACGGTCATTGATAAAAACCGGCGCTTCTGCCTTGAGGAAAGAGTTCTGATCATCAAGGGCTTCCTTTTTATCCATTATGATAAAAAAAGAGACTACACCACCCTTTTCGCATCGCTCCCCTCTGGTGAGTTGCTCAGTTGCTGTCATGGCAGCATCACTCTTACAGGAACAGTGGAACCGGAAAGCAGTTCTGCCGATATCCCCTTTTCACTTACAGCTCTTGACACTGTTGGCAAATACTACAGTCTCTGCATGGAAATTCTGAGAAGTGAATTGACAAACTATGTTATACCCGGATACAGCAGCGAAGCCGACTGCTATATCGGCAGAAACGTCGTCATTCCAAAAAGTGCTGAAATAAAAAAGCCGGTTATTATCGGCAACAATGTACAGTTACTTGCCAATACCGTTATCGATACCAACAGCGTCATCGGCAATAACGTCATTGTTGACCGGGAAAGCATTATTTCGGGCAGTATTGTGATGGACAACACCTATATCGGTGAACATCTTGAGGTGAAAAACAAAATCGCAGCAGGCAATCTCCTTATTGACCCTGAAAGCGGCACCTCCATTGTCATGGAAGACCCTCACCTTTTAACCGGCATGACTCAATCCAGAGCGGCAGGCACACTGCTTCGACGAATGGTGCACGCTCTTGCCGCCACCTTTATGATTCTTGTGCTGTTATGGCCTTATCTTCTGCTTCGGCCTGTACTGGGACTGCAAGGCAAGTGGAAAAGAGTGAGAGAGACCTATTATAACGATCTGCCAGGAAAAACTGTTACGCTGACAAAGACAACCATAGACTCCGACGAGCCACTCGGTCAACTTGCCAAAACCCTCTCTCTTGACCGTTTTACCCTGCTCTTCAGAGTACTCAGTGGAAAGCTTGCCCTTATCGGTTATCATCCTGTCCCGATCAATCCTGCTCTTCGGATCATCCCCAATAACACGACAGGCTACACTCCTGCCGTTTTCAGCTATGCAGAAGCCGAAGACTGGCCTGAAATTGGCATTGACACAGAAATAGTTGAACATTATTATGCCGTTCATGGCAATCCTCTAAAAGATATTGCCATGACACAGAAAGCCCTTTTCAACAGAAATCATTAA
- a CDS encoding GumC domain-containing protein: MIKGNALREALPFGKPSKSFDIVGFIKRYGIYILVFGSFFFAIATPIVFVIKEPFYQVHAFMKIDPVIATLITQKAETSITNYYDQYSNTQAHTMKTFEVLKQTVEQLTPREKAAVFPATLPAEKCAEILERVIVIKPLQGTHLIEIIASGNKQEGLAPLVNKLMLVYLKRLQNINAESDQDQLNSLRAKKEFVLNQMNAYEKSLDELTREISTASYSESFNMASKNTEELQKLYDNALTDRLKAMNNFWATEQANNESQILSLDPIIDEIVMNDQSLHFTSSWTYQQLQEMRSTTDGLTASNPDRIYVEERMGAMQNYEKKQRKELQNTARAIVLGKRKLDMRKSIIQAKYDFEKSKKTEEDLQTELEKSIRESQRVSIGIHRGEYISAAWKHSKDMLDMLERRIAEIEIERKAPLRISIETHAREPKFPVSSNTNKLLMMLLGSAFFIVCGPFIAYEFFDNTIRRPEDIKQALGYLPTQTIVKTPKKKNNPKELSLGTDDFQLHAIGTLAVRFCHEKEKDNSRILLFTGIEKGVGSSSISFSCAKALAKIAPKVLWIDGDIEAVDPDQSEEFFPNLPGLRDFLSNTDSWKKYIVSTPDDNIDIIYAGNVIKGIIPLHRIRDFLSDAKKEYDFICIDALPVLQSNLTEQFAIYSDIVTLISLGESTKYNALRRSAELLIRLEVPAIAPVLNFGGNKQTPSLDELFENPPEFLHKIVPKKFKDFINNSPPILEVIENMTKPFRRFRKSIH, encoded by the coding sequence ATGATAAAAGGAAATGCTCTGAGAGAAGCTCTTCCTTTCGGAAAGCCTTCAAAATCTTTTGACATTGTTGGCTTTATAAAGCGCTATGGTATCTACATCCTTGTTTTCGGTTCGTTCTTTTTTGCTATCGCAACTCCTATTGTTTTTGTTATAAAGGAGCCATTCTATCAAGTCCATGCTTTCATGAAAATAGATCCAGTGATAGCAACCTTGATTACACAAAAAGCAGAGACATCAATTACAAACTATTATGACCAATATTCCAATACACAGGCCCATACCATGAAAACCTTTGAGGTGCTCAAACAAACGGTTGAGCAACTGACCCCTCGCGAAAAAGCTGCAGTATTTCCGGCAACTCTTCCAGCAGAAAAATGTGCAGAAATCCTTGAGCGTGTCATCGTCATTAAACCTCTTCAGGGAACTCACCTGATAGAAATTATTGCTTCAGGCAACAAGCAGGAAGGGCTGGCTCCACTTGTCAATAAACTGATGCTTGTCTATCTCAAAAGACTTCAAAACATTAATGCAGAATCTGATCAGGACCAATTGAACTCTCTGCGCGCAAAAAAAGAGTTTGTTCTTAATCAAATGAACGCTTATGAAAAAAGCCTTGATGAGCTGACAAGAGAAATCTCAACAGCATCATATTCTGAATCGTTTAATATGGCATCAAAAAATACGGAGGAGCTCCAGAAGCTTTATGACAATGCATTGACCGATCGCCTTAAAGCAATGAATAATTTCTGGGCCACCGAGCAGGCAAATAACGAGTCCCAAATACTTTCATTAGATCCGATTATTGATGAAATAGTCATGAACGATCAATCACTGCACTTTACAAGCTCCTGGACATACCAGCAACTTCAGGAGATGCGGAGCACAACCGATGGACTGACAGCAAGCAATCCTGATCGCATCTACGTTGAAGAACGCATGGGCGCGATGCAAAACTATGAAAAAAAACAACGAAAAGAGTTACAGAATACGGCCAGAGCAATCGTTCTTGGTAAACGAAAGCTTGACATGCGTAAATCAATCATACAGGCTAAATATGATTTTGAAAAATCAAAAAAAACAGAAGAAGATCTTCAGACTGAACTTGAAAAAAGCATAAGAGAGTCACAAAGAGTATCTATAGGCATTCACAGAGGAGAATATATCAGTGCCGCCTGGAAACACAGCAAGGATATGCTCGATATGCTTGAGCGAAGAATCGCAGAGATAGAAATCGAAAGAAAAGCTCCATTACGTATCAGCATAGAAACACATGCACGCGAACCCAAATTTCCGGTAAGTTCAAACACCAACAAACTGTTGATGATGCTCCTGGGTTCAGCCTTCTTTATTGTCTGTGGTCCATTTATTGCCTATGAGTTTTTTGACAACACCATTCGCCGTCCTGAAGATATCAAACAGGCCCTTGGCTATCTGCCTACCCAGACGATCGTCAAAACCCCCAAAAAAAAGAACAACCCAAAAGAACTCAGCCTTGGAACTGATGATTTTCAGCTCCATGCAATCGGAACTCTCGCTGTCAGGTTCTGCCATGAAAAAGAGAAGGATAACAGTAGAATACTCCTCTTTACTGGTATTGAAAAAGGGGTAGGATCATCCTCGATCTCCTTCAGTTGTGCTAAAGCGCTTGCCAAAATCGCGCCGAAAGTCCTCTGGATAGACGGCGACATCGAAGCAGTTGATCCTGATCAATCGGAAGAATTTTTCCCGAATCTGCCAGGACTTCGCGACTTTCTCAGCAATACTGACTCATGGAAAAAGTACATTGTCTCCACGCCGGACGACAATATCGATATCATTTATGCCGGAAACGTCATAAAGGGGATCATTCCCCTTCATCGCATCCGAGACTTCCTGAGTGACGCAAAAAAAGAATACGATTTCATCTGCATTGATGCATTACCGGTACTCCAGAGTAATCTCACCGAACAATTTGCAATCTATTCAGATATCGTTACGCTGATTTCTCTTGGGGAAAGTACGAAATACAATGCATTGAGACGTTCAGCCGAACTGCTGATCCGCCTGGAAGTTCCAGCCATTGCTCCTGTTCTGAACTTTGGCGGCAATAAACAGACCCCCTCCCTCGATGAATTATTTGAAAATCCACCGGAATTTCTTCACAAAATAGTTCCAAAAAAATTCAAGGATTTTATTAACAATTCTCCACCAATTCTTGAAGTCATTGAAAATATGACGAAACCGTTCAGACGTTTCCGGAAATCAATACACTAA
- a CDS encoding glycosyltransferase, whose product MSAFQFADALQSNGTPAYYEYNHFKNNLLYFDTRVDSRHSISTPDLEKRLEHLSQGKPLRLAFSGRLIQMKGADHLVTLAKMLKKEALPFNMTIYGTGELENEMKKTIKEYQLENQVSMPGAVDFYTQLIPDLKTTIDLFVSLHRQSDPSCTYLETLSCGVPIVGYNNKAFAGLLELADIGWGAKINDLDTIKKIIIQLDKNRAIISEKSKNSIVFSQQHDFESTYNNRVNHLLSIFNQ is encoded by the coding sequence GTGTCAGCATTTCAGTTTGCTGATGCTCTTCAGTCTAACGGAACTCCTGCTTATTATGAATACAACCACTTCAAAAATAATCTTTTATATTTCGACACCCGCGTCGATAGCCGACACAGTATAAGCACCCCCGATCTTGAAAAGAGACTGGAGCATTTGTCTCAAGGCAAACCACTCCGTCTTGCTTTTTCCGGTCGTCTGATTCAGATGAAAGGAGCAGATCATTTGGTCACTCTTGCCAAAATGCTGAAAAAAGAGGCTCTTCCCTTCAATATGACGATCTATGGTACCGGGGAGCTGGAAAATGAGATGAAAAAAACTATAAAGGAATATCAACTTGAAAATCAAGTCTCCATGCCGGGTGCGGTAGATTTTTATACTCAACTTATCCCTGATCTGAAAACAACTATTGATTTGTTTGTTTCCCTGCACAGACAAAGCGACCCGTCCTGTACTTATTTGGAAACCTTATCATGCGGTGTCCCCATTGTTGGATATAACAACAAGGCTTTTGCCGGGTTGCTTGAATTGGCAGATATTGGATGGGGGGCGAAAATAAACGATCTTGATACAATCAAAAAAATTATTATTCAACTCGACAAAAACAGAGCCATTATTTCAGAAAAGTCAAAAAACAGCATTGTTTTTTCACAGCAACATGATTTTGAAAGCACATACAATAATAGAGTTAATCACCTCCTGTCAATATTTAATCAATAA
- a CDS encoding STAS domain-containing protein codes for MNISEKTINNYKVLSLRGMLNASSAPALKTCVAGFPDEQSIVIDLENVDFLDSSGLGALVGIARKKKASKAIMKLARMNERVKKVFEITQAHTLFDIYDDVSAAADA; via the coding sequence ATGAATATCAGTGAAAAAACCATCAACAACTATAAAGTTCTCTCGTTGCGGGGTATGCTCAATGCATCCTCTGCTCCGGCACTGAAAACCTGCGTAGCCGGATTCCCCGATGAACAGTCGATTGTCATTGACCTGGAGAACGTTGATTTTCTTGACAGCAGCGGCCTTGGTGCACTGGTAGGAATTGCCCGAAAAAAAAAGGCGAGCAAAGCCATTATGAAACTGGCAAGAATGAATGAAAGAGTCAAAAAAGTATTTGAAATAACACAGGCACACACCCTGTTTGATATTTATGATGATGTTTCAGCCGCGGCTGATGCATAA
- a CDS encoding glycosyltransferase family 2 protein, with product MHKPITPDKTMVSVVIVSYNTREILRNCLDALFENSKGVHMEVFVVDNDSADDSAAMVQHDFPLIRLIANDKNLGFAAANNQAFALASGRYIILLNPDAYIRPASIEHCLTFMEQTPQCGLAGGKIISPEGRLEPSARRFPSALSKLLTLSGLSGKFPASPILNHYEFGGFAHDHPLEVDWVPGTFTIIRKAMLDAIGAFDERFYIYYEETDLCLRAKKAGWKVFFIHDAEVMHIGGACSKTRKDKTFDNKASQVLTFRMRSEWLYYHKNRGIIAVISSAGVELLWHAARYTKNLLLPFGNAEKKRSAATSVMSQIVQSLKETKFGTLSPPSPW from the coding sequence ATGCATAAACCAATAACCCCGGACAAGACGATGGTATCCGTTGTCATTGTCAGTTATAATACGAGGGAAATTCTTCGAAACTGTCTTGATGCACTCTTTGAAAACAGCAAAGGTGTGCATATGGAGGTATTTGTTGTCGACAACGACTCTGCCGATGACTCTGCTGCCATGGTGCAGCACGACTTTCCCCTTATTCGATTGATCGCGAACGACAAGAACCTCGGATTTGCTGCTGCCAACAATCAGGCATTTGCTCTGGCATCGGGTCGATACATCATTCTTCTCAACCCTGACGCTTATATCAGACCCGCCTCAATTGAACACTGTTTGACGTTCATGGAGCAAACCCCGCAATGTGGCCTTGCGGGGGGAAAAATTATCTCGCCCGAAGGGCGACTCGAACCCAGTGCACGTCGCTTCCCTTCAGCACTCTCCAAGCTCCTCACCCTGTCAGGATTGAGTGGGAAATTTCCTGCTTCACCAATACTCAACCATTATGAGTTCGGTGGCTTTGCGCATGATCACCCTCTTGAGGTTGACTGGGTACCAGGCACATTCACCATCATCCGCAAGGCGATGCTTGATGCCATAGGAGCCTTTGATGAACGATTCTACATTTACTATGAGGAGACCGATCTCTGTCTCAGGGCAAAAAAGGCTGGATGGAAAGTTTTTTTTATACATGATGCAGAAGTTATGCATATCGGCGGAGCCTGCAGCAAAACCAGAAAAGACAAGACTTTTGACAATAAAGCCTCACAGGTACTGACCTTCAGAATGCGAAGCGAATGGCTCTATTACCATAAAAATCGGGGTATTATAGCCGTCATCTCAAGTGCGGGTGTTGAACTTCTCTGGCATGCGGCACGCTACACAAAAAACCTGCTCCTGCCGTTTGGCAATGCGGAAAAAAAGCGTTCAGCAGCAACATCGGTAATGTCGCAGATCGTACAATCGCTGAAAGAGACCAAATTCGGAACGCTTTCACCACCATCTCCCTGGTAA
- a CDS encoding serine O-acetyltransferase produces the protein MFSNIQADLATYEGSWSSQGFWVMVVYRFGRWRYTIKNNIIRKPFSLLYRILYKFIQIITGIELPCEVPVGANFRIDHFGDIIISGYARFGDNCTLRNGVTIGLKNIEEKAAPHIGNNVNIGTGAKILGNITIGNNVDIGANAVVIETVPDNALAVGVPAKIILKKTGQKRD, from the coding sequence CTGTTCAGCAACATACAGGCCGATCTTGCCACTTATGAGGGTTCATGGAGCAGCCAGGGATTTTGGGTGATGGTTGTCTACAGATTCGGAAGATGGCGCTATACCATTAAAAACAACATAATACGGAAGCCCTTTTCCCTGCTTTACCGGATACTCTACAAATTCATCCAGATCATAACCGGTATTGAACTTCCCTGCGAAGTCCCTGTTGGAGCAAATTTCCGTATCGACCATTTTGGTGATATCATCATCAGCGGATATGCACGCTTTGGTGATAATTGTACCTTGAGGAATGGTGTAACCATCGGCCTGAAAAATATCGAAGAAAAGGCTGCTCCCCATATCGGTAACAACGTCAATATCGGTACAGGAGCGAAAATATTGGGAAACATCACCATCGGCAATAATGTCGATATCGGAGCAAACGCTGTTGTCATCGAAACCGTACCAGATAACGCTCTCGCAGTGGGAGTTCCTGCAAAAATCATCCTCAAAAAAACAGGACAGAAACGAGATTAA
- a CDS encoding SLBB domain-containing protein, with translation MQALSLSQHFVTRQNMKKNRRIFLSICHIVLWFTVVPLLLAACSGLSPKITRTPAPAERSFLINQPKKDQKFASPAQIEKITPITNFEYRLGPGDVVNIKIWRRPELSQEGIVVSPDGLIAIPRVGSVNVLNLTQEEVQKIITVKLEPLYIKPEVTVWVREFHNNKAFVLGRVGKPGVINFPGKGTLLEGLALAGGLPDQGKLTRCAIIRGRENVIWIDLQDLLKNGNMALNAPILNNDVIFIPELNDELIYVMGEVLNPGAIQLKDGMNVLKAIMLAGGMNKNANAEKVFVIRQQNVNGDVIRVDFKRLVERGDFSQNFALLPDDIVFISPTGMAKFNYTLDKLTPALQILNLGTSDAETFGIMAKLRQNLWNQSGFVNSSTTTTGN, from the coding sequence ATGCAAGCTCTCAGTCTCAGTCAGCACTTCGTCACTCGTCAGAACATGAAAAAAAACCGGCGCATCTTTTTATCAATTTGTCACATTGTGCTCTGGTTTACAGTAGTGCCTTTGCTTTTGGCAGCATGCAGTGGACTCTCTCCAAAGATCACTCGTACTCCCGCTCCTGCTGAAAGAAGCTTCCTGATAAATCAACCAAAAAAAGATCAGAAATTTGCCTCTCCGGCACAAATCGAGAAAATCACACCCATCACCAATTTTGAGTATCGTCTTGGTCCGGGTGATGTTGTCAACATCAAAATCTGGCGCAGACCAGAACTATCACAAGAGGGCATTGTCGTCTCACCCGATGGCTTGATTGCCATACCAAGAGTTGGGAGTGTCAATGTATTAAACCTTACACAGGAAGAGGTACAAAAAATAATCACGGTAAAACTGGAGCCACTGTACATTAAACCCGAAGTGACTGTCTGGGTAAGGGAGTTTCATAACAATAAGGCATTTGTCCTCGGACGCGTCGGGAAACCGGGCGTCATCAATTTTCCGGGCAAAGGAACACTTCTTGAAGGACTCGCTCTGGCCGGAGGGCTTCCCGATCAGGGAAAACTCACCAGATGTGCCATTATCCGGGGAAGAGAAAACGTCATCTGGATTGACTTGCAGGACCTTCTTAAAAACGGAAACATGGCTCTTAATGCCCCGATACTGAACAATGATGTCATCTTTATTCCTGAACTGAACGATGAACTGATCTATGTCATGGGTGAAGTGCTCAACCCCGGTGCTATCCAGTTGAAAGACGGAATGAACGTCCTCAAAGCAATCATGCTTGCGGGAGGGATGAACAAAAACGCAAATGCTGAAAAGGTCTTCGTGATAAGACAACAAAATGTCAATGGCGATGTTATCAGGGTAGACTTTAAAAGACTGGTTGAAAGGGGTGATTTCAGTCAAAATTTCGCTCTATTACCAGATGATATTGTTTTTATCAGCCCAACGGGCATGGCAAAATTCAATTACACTCTCGACAAACTAACTCCCGCGTTACAGATTCTCAATCTCGGGACTTCTGATGCTGAAACGTTCGGAATTATGGCAAAATTACGCCAAAACCTCTGGAATCAAAGTGGATTTGTCAACAGCAGCACAACAACCACCGGAAATTGA
- a CDS encoding lipopolysaccharide biosynthesis protein, with the protein MDNQGKAHNKLAGNALSGMVATVIYMVSRLLLTPFILHYLSLEEFGLWSLCFIILSYAGMGGFGVNSTYIRYSARYLAEGKSEEISKLLSTGVAYMLSFSMLFCSLLYLIMPFLLERFNIKPEQQDLASTIFLGTAAVFSLELTLGGFRFIINGMHEFAKEKIVSTVAGLIEIIAIITFLALGSGVKGLLYAFAFRLLLETAGYWKIARTLLPSLKISATLISREHFHLFVGFGGKVQILGILGIFLSALDRLFITAIAGLSAGGMFEIGRKLPSTAGMISSSVFAPFLSTAAHLDGSWTGNMNDPLSNRIKTYVHIALVAITLGIIPVIFLVPLQQFLPVSNLILVPAATIIFLYLFFRLQQKQKYYNKINSSELKELYLNGIRFTNIISSTLFVFLIAMAHPIIDAWVGTKYIEAANVMIFLSIGYSIQLSTGAITMIFRGIDRNGRELEYMLVQVLLMVIWIPAATTAYGLIGSAAAIACSSMVSTLFLFWRSNYTFQVRPKEFISRTLLPICVTFFPASAIYAITLFFPTTGRIAGIIQVMVCGIAYTLLSCALFWTTVLNSSEKRKAMELLPFKQKRA; encoded by the coding sequence ATGGATAACCAAGGTAAAGCACATAATAAACTGGCAGGAAACGCCCTGTCGGGGATGGTTGCCACTGTTATCTATATGGTCAGTCGCCTGCTTCTGACACCCTTTATACTGCATTATCTCTCACTGGAGGAGTTCGGATTGTGGTCACTTTGCTTTATCATTCTCTCGTATGCAGGAATGGGTGGATTTGGTGTCAACAGTACCTATATCCGCTATTCAGCCCGCTACCTCGCGGAAGGCAAATCGGAGGAAATCAGCAAACTCCTCTCAACCGGTGTTGCCTACATGCTCTCCTTCAGTATGCTGTTCTGCTCTTTGCTTTACCTTATTATGCCCTTTCTTCTCGAAAGATTCAATATCAAACCTGAGCAACAAGATCTTGCGTCAACCATCTTTCTTGGCACAGCCGCAGTCTTCAGTCTTGAACTTACTCTCGGAGGATTTCGCTTTATTATCAACGGCATGCATGAGTTTGCAAAAGAAAAAATAGTCTCAACCGTTGCCGGACTCATCGAAATCATTGCTATTATAACCTTTCTCGCTCTTGGATCAGGAGTCAAGGGTCTCCTCTATGCCTTTGCATTTCGACTTCTCCTTGAAACTGCCGGTTACTGGAAAATTGCACGCACTCTCTTGCCTTCACTGAAAATATCTGCAACACTGATCAGCCGGGAACACTTTCATCTTTTTGTTGGCTTCGGAGGCAAAGTTCAGATCCTTGGCATTCTTGGTATTTTTCTTTCCGCACTCGACAGATTATTCATTACTGCCATAGCAGGCCTTTCCGCTGGAGGTATGTTTGAGATTGGAAGGAAACTGCCATCAACGGCAGGTATGATTTCTTCTTCGGTATTTGCTCCCTTTTTATCGACAGCCGCCCATCTTGATGGCTCATGGACAGGGAATATGAATGACCCGTTGAGTAACCGGATAAAAACCTATGTTCACATTGCATTAGTAGCAATCACGCTTGGAATAATTCCTGTCATCTTTCTCGTGCCCCTTCAACAATTTCTTCCAGTCTCAAATCTGATACTGGTTCCTGCTGCCACAATAATTTTTCTCTATCTGTTTTTTCGGCTTCAACAAAAACAGAAATATTACAACAAAATCAATAGCAGCGAATTAAAGGAGCTCTATCTCAATGGTATCCGTTTTACAAACATCATCAGCTCAACACTTTTTGTTTTTCTCATTGCCATGGCTCATCCCATCATTGACGCATGGGTAGGAACAAAATACATTGAAGCTGCCAATGTCATGATATTTTTATCAATTGGATATTCGATACAACTGAGTACCGGGGCGATAACCATGATCTTTCGTGGAATCGATCGAAACGGAAGAGAGCTTGAATATATGCTGGTACAGGTACTCCTGATGGTAATCTGGATTCCAGCAGCAACAACGGCTTACGGTTTGATCGGGTCTGCGGCAGCAATAGCATGCAGTTCAATGGTCAGTACCCTGTTTCTCTTCTGGAGAAGTAATTATACCTTTCAGGTTCGGCCAAAGGAATTTATTTCCCGAACACTTCTTCCAATCTGTGTTACCTTTTTTCCGGCAAGTGCCATCTACGCCATTACCCTGTTTTTTCCGACAACCGGAAGAATTGCCGGAATAATCCAGGTCATGGTATGCGGAATAGCATATACCCTTCTCTCTTGTGCACTTTTTTGGACAACTGTCCTGAATAGTAGTGAGAAAAGAAAAGCGATGGAACTCTTACCCTTTAAACAAAAAAGGGCCTGA
- a CDS encoding glycosyltransferase family 8 protein — protein MSDIVNIVFATDKNYIQHLCAALISLLENNKDLSIDIYILSSGMSKKSYRNIQEIIDKYHCRLKHITISDELFVTLAVTHPFYPKGTYYRLLIPELIDTDKILYLDSDIIVNGSIKELYEQDLEDYYVCAIEDPGFDRHEQLKMNKNSKYFNSGMMLINLALWKKTGLQKKVIDFIENNPQAIWFPDQCGLNSVINGKWKKVPLKFNQQSSIFTPSFETKFDCFSKSELEEARKNPVIIHYTSGSKPWHSTNTHPYKYLYWKYLKMTRYKHAIYSDLMPMHLLKSIIPADLKKQIKTIIKKVLSR, from the coding sequence ATGAGTGATATTGTTAACATCGTATTTGCAACTGACAAGAACTATATCCAGCACTTGTGCGCTGCATTAATATCATTACTGGAAAACAACAAGGATCTCTCTATTGACATCTACATTCTCAGTAGTGGAATGTCAAAAAAAAGCTATAGAAACATACAGGAAATCATTGACAAATATCATTGTCGACTAAAACATATTACTATTTCAGATGAACTTTTTGTCACACTGGCCGTAACACACCCCTTCTACCCGAAAGGCACCTATTACCGCCTGCTGATTCCGGAACTTATTGATACAGACAAGATACTCTATCTTGATTCCGACATCATCGTTAACGGCTCAATAAAAGAGTTATATGAACAGGATCTGGAAGATTATTATGTCTGTGCGATTGAAGACCCTGGCTTCGACAGACATGAGCAATTAAAAATGAATAAAAATTCAAAATATTTCAACTCCGGGATGATGCTTATAAATTTAGCGCTATGGAAAAAAACCGGACTACAAAAAAAAGTTATCGATTTTATAGAAAATAACCCGCAAGCGATCTGGTTTCCGGATCAATGCGGCTTAAATTCAGTTATCAACGGAAAATGGAAAAAAGTTCCACTAAAATTTAACCAGCAATCGTCAATATTCACTCCTTCTTTTGAAACGAAATTCGATTGCTTCAGCAAATCAGAATTGGAAGAGGCAAGGAAAAATCCGGTAATTATTCATTATACAAGCGGCTCGAAGCCATGGCATTCAACAAATACCCATCCTTATAAATATCTCTATTGGAAATACCTGAAAATGACAAGATACAAACATGCAATATACTCAGATCTTATGCCGATGCATCTCCTAAAATCAATAATTCCGGCTGATTTGAAAAAACAAATCAAAACGATCATAAAAAAAGTGTTATCACGATAA